In a single window of the bacterium genome:
- a CDS encoding Fic family protein: MARLETRHWAGDDRGPTRRDRRPCDYEVYIPDPLVGRRFVLDGDVAADVADAEATLARLDATAGALAETEGLARLLLRAEAVASSRIEGLEVGGRQLLRAQAARQLGEDPRDVTAVEVLGNIEAMLWAVDAVPPGGVITVGIVMEAHRRLLAGTRLAAHGGHSRTVQNWIGGSDYNPASAAFVPPPHDLVDALLADLVAFCNDDSLPAVAQAAIAHAQFETIHPFVDGNGRTGRALIHLVLRRRGLAPRILPPISLILATWPRDYVGGLTGTRYVGPPDSEQAHTGLNRWIALFASACRRAATDAGRFEEQVRALQDSWRERLGSLRRESAADLLVRALPGAPLVTATTASELIGRSFQATNQAIDRLVGAGILTQVTVGRRNRAFEAPELIEEFTALERQLASPEGDTVVSEPIRRVPHRHR, encoded by the coding sequence ATGGCCCGGTTGGAAACGCGGCACTGGGCGGGCGACGATCGCGGCCCGACACGTCGCGATCGCCGCCCCTGCGACTACGAGGTCTACATCCCCGACCCTCTCGTCGGCCGGCGTTTCGTGCTCGACGGGGATGTTGCGGCCGATGTCGCCGACGCCGAAGCGACGCTCGCCCGGCTCGACGCGACGGCCGGCGCGCTCGCTGAAACCGAGGGGCTGGCCCGGCTGCTGCTCCGCGCCGAAGCGGTGGCCTCCTCGAGGATCGAAGGGTTGGAGGTGGGCGGCCGCCAGCTCCTCCGCGCCCAGGCCGCCCGCCAACTCGGCGAGGATCCGCGCGACGTGACCGCCGTCGAGGTGCTCGGGAACATCGAGGCGATGCTCTGGGCCGTCGACGCGGTGCCGCCCGGGGGCGTGATCACCGTGGGGATCGTGATGGAGGCGCATCGCCGCCTGCTCGCCGGGACGCGTCTCGCGGCGCACGGCGGCCACAGCCGTACTGTCCAGAACTGGATCGGCGGCAGCGACTACAACCCAGCTTCGGCGGCCTTCGTGCCACCGCCGCACGACCTGGTCGATGCGCTGCTGGCGGATCTCGTCGCGTTCTGCAACGACGACTCCCTGCCTGCGGTGGCGCAGGCCGCCATTGCCCATGCACAGTTCGAGACGATCCATCCGTTCGTCGACGGGAACGGGCGCACCGGGCGCGCGCTGATCCATCTGGTGCTGCGACGGCGCGGACTGGCGCCGCGCATCCTTCCCCCGATCTCGCTGATCCTCGCCACATGGCCTCGCGACTACGTCGGTGGACTCACGGGGACGCGCTACGTGGGGCCCCCCGACTCCGAGCAAGCCCACACCGGTCTCAATCGCTGGATCGCGCTGTTCGCGAGCGCATGCCGGCGCGCCGCCACCGACGCCGGGCGCTTCGAGGAGCAGGTGCGTGCGCTTCAGGACTCCTGGCGCGAGCGGCTCGGGTCGCTGCGCCGCGAGTCGGCGGCTGATCTGCTCGTTCGCGCATTGCCGGGCGCGCCCCTGGTGACCGCCACGACGGCCTCGGAGTTGATCGGGCGGTCGTTCCAGGCGACCAACCAGGCGATCGACCGGCTCGTGGGAGCCGGCATTCTTACGCAGGTGACCGTCGGGCGGCGGAACCGTGCGTTCGAGGCCCCCGAACTCATCGAGGAGTTCACGGCGCTGGAACGGCAACTCGCGAGCCCGGAGGGTGACACCG